In Nymphaea colorata isolate Beijing-Zhang1983 chromosome 3, ASM883128v2, whole genome shotgun sequence, a genomic segment contains:
- the LOC116251153 gene encoding PLASMODESMATA CALLOSE-BINDING PROTEIN 3-like has protein sequence MRSFPAAALPLLLLFLVSGGGGGRRGLVMVGVAADGTTWCIARSNTVDATLQIALDYACGAGADCAPIQSNGLCYLPNTVQAHASYAMNSYYQRKARAPGSCDFAGTAVVATTDPSYGSCVYPASVSAAGGASPGTPATTPTTTTTTTPTTNPTSTTPETVGGGLSPPGLNTPEDSSAITGTRNPVAAFLCVVAVSVFFLVV, from the exons ATGCGCTCCTTTCCGGCGGCAGCCCTGCCGCTGCTGCTATTGTTCTTAGTATCCGGCGGAGGCGGCGGAAGAAGGGGGCTGGTGATGGTGGGTGTTGCGGCGGACGGCACTACGTGGTGCATAGCAAGAAGCAACACGGTGGACGCGACGCTGCAGATCGCGCTGGACTACGCGTGCGGGGCGGGCGCCGACTGCGCGCCGATCCAGAGCAACGGCCTCTGCTACCTGCCCAACACCGTCCAGGCCCACGCCTCCTACGCCATGAACAGCTACTACCAGCGCAAGGCCAGGGCCCCCGGCTCCTGCGACTTCGCCGGCACCGCCGTCGTTGCCACCACCGACCCAA GTTATGGGTCGTGTGTTTATCCCGCATCAGTGAG TGCAGCTGGAGGGGCTAGCCCAGGAACACCGGCGACGACACCGACAACTACGACCACGACCACGCCCACAACCAACCCAACTAGCACTACGCCAGAGACCGTGGGGGGAGGACTCAGTCCTCCTGGGCTCAACACTCCAGAGGATTCCAGTGCCATAACTGGCACTAGAAACCCAGTTGCTGCCTTCCTCTGTGTTGTAGCGGTCTCTGTGTTCTTCCTTGTGGTTTGA
- the LOC116251033 gene encoding uncharacterized protein LOC116251033 isoform X3, translating into METCSMSHVQQPHHLKTCSHPCLELGSMVYLLGRTNKKDLTVGDGKVVIATDNLIKIATDGVKWTPGSAGFDAQGNLAFMVCDPMKLASSPATRSSSTASSTSSMKDHSTQFGIPIPIICQWLNQHWEGTLDELSKPRLPLIHLVSTGQKSEPSSASFTRRRIFKSEEEVDTLSSHICSKHVNHHASSGLATSTARGERTRAVHKQGIPTPVIYESPMLAAGCISKTENPQVQISDINFPHKNSEAVVLPLLIRGRSTQASIPRQLITSHHDGNHAEEVASDCRSNMVEKPLSEATFSALDAEADVSNINFVNDAQSEVQSSSPGEFSAQHKIRIRFHDEYTSDAETMYSAETMESRNYSSPREVKLPQVRRSQSCGSHGRWSNDRRKSFSSHGLTVERQQSLLSGRKFSSSRTHDFFSPTVSSIMKKRNNAEQQKSRARSGGAQLSPRWMF; encoded by the coding sequence ATGGAAACCTGTAGCATGAGCCATGTCCAGCAGCCTCATCATTTGAAGACATGTTCTCATCCATGCCTTGAATTGGGCAGTATGGTTTACCTCCTAGGTCGTACAAACAAGAAGGATTTAACAGTTGGTGATGGGAAGGTGGTGATTGCAACTGACAATCTGATAAAAATAGCTACCGATGGAGTAAAATGGACTCCTGGATCTGCTGGTTTTGATGCCCAGGGAAACCTGGCTTTCATGGTCTGCGATCCAATGAAGCTAGCTTCATCTCCAGCCACAAGATCTTCGTCAACGGCCTCATCAACCTCGTCCATGAAGGACCATTCCACACAATTTGGCATTCCCATTCCAATCATATGTCAGTGGCTGAACCAACATTGGGAGGGCACCTTGGATGAGCTTAGCAAGCCCAGGTTGCCACTCATACATTTGGTGTCTACAGGACAAAAGAGTGAACCTTCAAGTGCTTCTTTCACCCGTCGTAGAATTTTTAAATCGGAGGAGGAAGTTGATACTCTGTCTTCTCACATTTGTTCTAAGCATGTAAATCACCATGCATCAAGTGGATTAGCCACTTCTACAGCACGTGGAGAACGAACCCGTGCAGTTCATAAGCAGGGCATCCCAACGCCAGTGATTTACGAGTCCCCAATGTTGGCCGCAGGTTGTATTAGTAAAACTGAAAATCCTCAGGTTCAGATCTCAGATATCAACTTTCCACACAAGAATTCGGAAGCTGTAGTCCTTCCACTTTTGATCAGAGGGAGATCAACCCAAGCAAGCATTCCTAGACAGTTGATCACAAGCCATCATGATGGCAATCATGCAGAGGAAGTTGCATCTGACTGCCGATCAAACATGGTTGAAAAACCATTATCAGAGGCTACATTTTCTGCCTTGGATGCAGAGGCAGATGTTTCCAACATTAATTTTGTGAATGATGCCCAAAGTGAAGTCCAATCAAGTTCTCCTGGGGAGTTTTCAGCACAACATAAGATACGTATCAGGTTTCATGATGAATATACAAGTGATGCTGAGACAATGTATTCAGCTGAGACAATGGAGAGCAGAAATTACAGCAGCCCAAGGGAGGTGAAGTTGCCTCAAGTTCGCCGGAGCCAGAGCTGTGGGAGTCATGGCCGCTGGAGTAATGACCGAAGGAAATCTTTTTCCAGCCATGGGCTAACTGTGGAGAGGCAGCAGAGCCTATTATCCGGAAGGAAATTCTCTTCTAGCAGGACACATGATTTCTTTAGCCCAACCGTTTCTTCCATCATGAAGAAGAGGAACAATGCTGAGCAGCAGAAAAGCAGAGCGCGATCTGGTGGTGCTCAGCTGTCTCCAAGATGGATGTTTTAA
- the LOC116251033 gene encoding uncharacterized protein LOC116251033 isoform X1 — protein sequence MGMHRLCFCSGVGKSERMKGSIFCSKGPAMANVCGGTGFFIHRALLLTTHSNLPSVSAAEGVDIQLQCQSSAKLMPHRFFITSSVLDLTVVGFDIMETCSMSHVQQPHHLKTCSHPCLELGSMVYLLGRTNKKDLTVGDGKVVIATDNLIKIATDGVKWTPGSAGFDAQGNLAFMVCDPMKLASSPATRSSSTASSTSSMKDHSTQFGIPIPIICQWLNQHWEGTLDELSKPRLPLIHLVSTGQKSEPSSASFTRRRIFKSEEEVDTLSSHICSKHVNHHASSGLATSTARGERTRAVHKQGIPTPVIYESPMLAAGCISKTENPQVQISDINFPHKNSEAVVLPLLIRGRSTQASIPRQLITSHHDGNHAEEVASDCRSNMVEKPLSEATFSALDAEADVSNINFVNDAQSEVQSSSPGEFSAQHKIRIRFHDEYTSDAETMYSAETMESRNYSSPREVKLPQVRRSQSCGSHGRWSNDRRKSFSSHGLTVERQQSLLSGRKFSSSRTHDFFSPTVSSIMKKRNNAEQQKSRARSGGAQLSPRWMF from the exons ATGGGTATGCACCGTTTGTGTTTTTGTTCTGGTGTTGGGAAGTCAGAGAGGATGAAAGGCAGCATTTTCTGTAGCAAAGGACCAGCAATGGCGAATGTTTGTGGGGGGACGGGGTTCTTCATACACAGGGCTCTACTGCTAACAACCCACAGCAACCTTCCGTCTGTCTCGGCTGCAGAGGGTGTGGATATCCAACTGCAGTGCCAGAGTTCTGCCAAGCTGATGCCTCATAG ATTTTTTATTACCAGTTCCGTTCTCGATTTGACAGTGGTTGGATTTGATATCATGGAAACCTGTAGCATGAGCCATGTCCAGCAGCCTCATCATTTGAAGACATGTTCTCATCCATGCCTTGAATTGGGCAGTATGGTTTACCTCCTAGGTCGTACAAACAAGAAGGATTTAACAGTTGGTGATGGGAAGGTGGTGATTGCAACTGACAATCTGATAAAAATAGCTACCGATGGAGTAAAATGGACTCCTGGATCTGCTGGTTTTGATGCCCAGGGAAACCTGGCTTTCATGGTCTGCGATCCAATGAAGCTAGCTTCATCTCCAGCCACAAGATCTTCGTCAACGGCCTCATCAACCTCGTCCATGAAGGACCATTCCACACAATTTGGCATTCCCATTCCAATCATATGTCAGTGGCTGAACCAACATTGGGAGGGCACCTTGGATGAGCTTAGCAAGCCCAGGTTGCCACTCATACATTTGGTGTCTACAGGACAAAAGAGTGAACCTTCAAGTGCTTCTTTCACCCGTCGTAGAATTTTTAAATCGGAGGAGGAAGTTGATACTCTGTCTTCTCACATTTGTTCTAAGCATGTAAATCACCATGCATCAAGTGGATTAGCCACTTCTACAGCACGTGGAGAACGAACCCGTGCAGTTCATAAGCAGGGCATCCCAACGCCAGTGATTTACGAGTCCCCAATGTTGGCCGCAGGTTGTATTAGTAAAACTGAAAATCCTCAGGTTCAGATCTCAGATATCAACTTTCCACACAAGAATTCGGAAGCTGTAGTCCTTCCACTTTTGATCAGAGGGAGATCAACCCAAGCAAGCATTCCTAGACAGTTGATCACAAGCCATCATGATGGCAATCATGCAGAGGAAGTTGCATCTGACTGCCGATCAAACATGGTTGAAAAACCATTATCAGAGGCTACATTTTCTGCCTTGGATGCAGAGGCAGATGTTTCCAACATTAATTTTGTGAATGATGCCCAAAGTGAAGTCCAATCAAGTTCTCCTGGGGAGTTTTCAGCACAACATAAGATACGTATCAGGTTTCATGATGAATATACAAGTGATGCTGAGACAATGTATTCAGCTGAGACAATGGAGAGCAGAAATTACAGCAGCCCAAGGGAGGTGAAGTTGCCTCAAGTTCGCCGGAGCCAGAGCTGTGGGAGTCATGGCCGCTGGAGTAATGACCGAAGGAAATCTTTTTCCAGCCATGGGCTAACTGTGGAGAGGCAGCAGAGCCTATTATCCGGAAGGAAATTCTCTTCTAGCAGGACACATGATTTCTTTAGCCCAACCGTTTCTTCCATCATGAAGAAGAGGAACAATGCTGAGCAGCAGAAAAGCAGAGCGCGATCTGGTGGTGCTCAGCTGTCTCCAAGATGGATGTTTTAA
- the LOC116251033 gene encoding uncharacterized protein LOC116251033 isoform X2, which produces MVGFDIMETCSMSHVQQPHHLKTCSHPCLELGSMVYLLGRTNKKDLTVGDGKVVIATDNLIKIATDGVKWTPGSAGFDAQGNLAFMVCDPMKLASSPATRSSSTASSTSSMKDHSTQFGIPIPIICQWLNQHWEGTLDELSKPRLPLIHLVSTGQKSEPSSASFTRRRIFKSEEEVDTLSSHICSKHVNHHASSGLATSTARGERTRAVHKQGIPTPVIYESPMLAAGCISKTENPQVQISDINFPHKNSEAVVLPLLIRGRSTQASIPRQLITSHHDGNHAEEVASDCRSNMVEKPLSEATFSALDAEADVSNINFVNDAQSEVQSSSPGEFSAQHKIRIRFHDEYTSDAETMYSAETMESRNYSSPREVKLPQVRRSQSCGSHGRWSNDRRKSFSSHGLTVERQQSLLSGRKFSSSRTHDFFSPTVSSIMKKRNNAEQQKSRARSGGAQLSPRWMF; this is translated from the coding sequence TGGTTGGATTTGATATCATGGAAACCTGTAGCATGAGCCATGTCCAGCAGCCTCATCATTTGAAGACATGTTCTCATCCATGCCTTGAATTGGGCAGTATGGTTTACCTCCTAGGTCGTACAAACAAGAAGGATTTAACAGTTGGTGATGGGAAGGTGGTGATTGCAACTGACAATCTGATAAAAATAGCTACCGATGGAGTAAAATGGACTCCTGGATCTGCTGGTTTTGATGCCCAGGGAAACCTGGCTTTCATGGTCTGCGATCCAATGAAGCTAGCTTCATCTCCAGCCACAAGATCTTCGTCAACGGCCTCATCAACCTCGTCCATGAAGGACCATTCCACACAATTTGGCATTCCCATTCCAATCATATGTCAGTGGCTGAACCAACATTGGGAGGGCACCTTGGATGAGCTTAGCAAGCCCAGGTTGCCACTCATACATTTGGTGTCTACAGGACAAAAGAGTGAACCTTCAAGTGCTTCTTTCACCCGTCGTAGAATTTTTAAATCGGAGGAGGAAGTTGATACTCTGTCTTCTCACATTTGTTCTAAGCATGTAAATCACCATGCATCAAGTGGATTAGCCACTTCTACAGCACGTGGAGAACGAACCCGTGCAGTTCATAAGCAGGGCATCCCAACGCCAGTGATTTACGAGTCCCCAATGTTGGCCGCAGGTTGTATTAGTAAAACTGAAAATCCTCAGGTTCAGATCTCAGATATCAACTTTCCACACAAGAATTCGGAAGCTGTAGTCCTTCCACTTTTGATCAGAGGGAGATCAACCCAAGCAAGCATTCCTAGACAGTTGATCACAAGCCATCATGATGGCAATCATGCAGAGGAAGTTGCATCTGACTGCCGATCAAACATGGTTGAAAAACCATTATCAGAGGCTACATTTTCTGCCTTGGATGCAGAGGCAGATGTTTCCAACATTAATTTTGTGAATGATGCCCAAAGTGAAGTCCAATCAAGTTCTCCTGGGGAGTTTTCAGCACAACATAAGATACGTATCAGGTTTCATGATGAATATACAAGTGATGCTGAGACAATGTATTCAGCTGAGACAATGGAGAGCAGAAATTACAGCAGCCCAAGGGAGGTGAAGTTGCCTCAAGTTCGCCGGAGCCAGAGCTGTGGGAGTCATGGCCGCTGGAGTAATGACCGAAGGAAATCTTTTTCCAGCCATGGGCTAACTGTGGAGAGGCAGCAGAGCCTATTATCCGGAAGGAAATTCTCTTCTAGCAGGACACATGATTTCTTTAGCCCAACCGTTTCTTCCATCATGAAGAAGAGGAACAATGCTGAGCAGCAGAAAAGCAGAGCGCGATCTGGTGGTGCTCAGCTGTCTCCAAGATGGATGTTTTAA